One Streptosporangium becharense genomic window, CCGGCCTGCTCTCCTCCGGCAAGCCGGGGCATCGGTCCGCGCGCGCCGGCTCCGTCAGCGGGCATCAGTTCCCGCTGGCCCAGGCGGCCTGGGTGTCGACGATCTCGCGCAGCGCGACGAGCTGGTCGCGGACCCGGTCGGGCGCCGTGCCGCCGTGCGCCTTGCGGGCGGCCAGGGCTCCGGGCACCGAGAGGACCTCACGGGAGTCGGGCGTGAAGTGCGGGGAGACCTTCGCCAGCTCCTCGTCGGTGAGCTCGTCGAACTCCTTCTCGTTGACCTGGCACCAGACCACCAGGTGCCCGACCGCCTCGTGCGCCTCGCGGAAGGGGACGCCGCGGCGGACCAGCAACTCGGCGAGGTCGGTGGCCAGCGCGAAACCGTCGGGGGCCGAAGCCTCCAGCTTGGTGGTGTTGACGCGCATGGTCGCGACCAGACCGGCCACGGCCGGCAGGACCAGCAGCAGGGTGTCGACGGAGTCGAACACCGGCTCCTTGTCCTCCTGGAGGTCGCGGTTGTAGGTCAGCGGCAGGCCCTTGAGCGTCGTCAGCAGCGACATGAGGTTGCCGATGAGACGGCCGCTCTTGCCGCGGGCGAGCTCGGCCACGTCCGGGTTCTTCTTCTGCGGCATGATCGACGAACCGGTGGAGTAGGCGTCGTCCATCTCGATCCAGCGGAACTCCTGCGAGGCCCACAGGACGATCTCCTCGCCCAGCCGCGACAGGTGGGTGCCGATCATCGCCGCGTCGAACAGGAACTCGGCGGCGAAGTCACGGTCGGCGACCGCGTCCATCGAGTTGGGTGCGGCCGAGTCGAAGCCGAGTTCCCGGGCGACCGCCTGTGGGTCGAGCGGCAGCGAGGACCCGGCCAGGGCGCCCGAGCCGAGCGGGGAGACGGCCGCCCGCCGGTCCCAGTCACGCAGCCGGTCGATGTCGCGTGCGAAGGCGTGCACGTGGGCCAGGAGCTGGTGGCCGAAGGAGACCGGCTGGGCGTGCTGCAGGTGGGTCATGCCGGGGGCGGCCGTCTCGGCGTGCTCCTCGGCCTGGCTCATCAGCGCGGTCTCCAGCTCGACCAGCCGGGACACGATGTGCCTGACGTGGTCGCGGAGGTAGAGCCGGAGGTCGGTGGCGATCTGGTCGTTGCGGCTGCGACCCGCCCTGAGCTTGCCGCCGAGTGTGCCGAGGCGCTCCAGCAGGCCGCGCTCCAGCGCGGTGTGGACGTCCTCGTCGGCGACGGTCGGCCGGAACTCGCCCGCCTTGCAGGCCCGTTCCAGGTCGTCCAGGGCCTCGAGCATCCGGGTCAGCTCGTCGTCGGTCAGCAGGTTCGCGCGGTTCAGCACCCGGGCGTGCGCGCGCGAGGCCAGCAGGTCGTACGGCACGAGCCGCCAGTCGAAGTGCACACTCACCGAGAGCCGGGTCAGAGCGTCGGCCGGACCTCCCTCGAACCGGCCGCCCCACAGCCGCATCGGCTTACCACCATCAGTCACCGTTGTCTCCTCCTCGTTCAATCCGCGACCCTAGCCCAATCAGGCCAGTCGGGCGTCCCGAGCAGCGGCGATCTTGGAGGGGAGGCTCCACAGCTCGACGAAACCCTTGGCCAGGGACTGGTCGAAGGTGTCGCCGGTGTCGTAGGTGGCGAGGTTGAAGTCGTACAGGGACGCCTCGGAGCGCCGGCCGGTGACCGTGGCCCGGCCGCCGTGCAGGGTCATCCGGATCTCGCCGGTGACCTGCTCCTGCGCCTCGGCGATGAAGGTGTCGAGGGCCCGCTTGAGCGGGGAGAACCACAGGCCGTCGTAGACCAGCTCACCCCAGCGCTGGTCCACCGACCGCTTGAAGCGGGCGAGGTCGCGCTCGACGGTGACGTTCTCCAGCTCCATGTGCGCGGTGATCAGGGTGATGGCGCCGGGGGCCTCGTAGACCTCGCGGGACTTGATGCCGACGAGCCGGTCCTCGACCATGTCGAGCCGGCCGACGCCCTGGGCGCCGGCACGCCGGTTGAGCTCCTCGATGATCTGGAACGGGGTGAGGTGCCGCCCGTCCAGCGCCACCGGGACGCCCTTGACGAAGCTGATGATGACCTCGTCGGCCTCCCGCGGCTGGGCCGGGTCGGCGGTGTAGGCGTAGACGTCCTCGATGGGGCCGTTCCAGATGTCCTCCAGGAAGCCGGTCTCGACGGCCCGGCCCCAGATGTTCTGGTCGATCGAGTAGGGGTTCTTCTTGTTGGTCTCGATCGGCAGGTGCTTCTCCTCGGCGTAGGCGATCGCCTTGTCCCGCGTCCACGCGTAGTCGCGGGCGGGGGCGATGACCTTGAGCTCGGGGAAGAGCGCGGCCAGGCCGGCCTCGAAGCGGACCTGGTCGTTGCCCTTGCCGGTGCAGCCGTGCGCGACGTGGGTGCCGCCGAACTCCTTGGCCGCGGCGGCCAGGTGCTTGACGATGAGCGGCCGGGAGAGGGCGGAGACCAGCGGGTAGCGGTCCATGTAGAGGGCGTTGGCCTGCAGGGCGGGCACGCAGAAGTCGGCGGCGAACTCCTCGCGGGCGTCCACGACGACGGACTCCACGGCGCCGCAGTCGATGGCCCGCTTGCGGATGACCTCCATGTCCTCACCGCCCTGGCCGACGTCGATGGCCACCGCGATGACCTCGGCGCCGGTCTTCTCGGCGAGGAAGGGAATGGCAACGGAGGTGTCGAGGCCGCCGGAGAAGGCGAGTACGACCCGGTCAGTCATGATTGGTATCTCCAGAGTCTTCGTTCGTCACAGGTGTCAGATGGTGCCAGGGTCGCCCGCCGGAGCGGGCTGAATACGTCGGTCGGCGTGGCGGAGCAGCGCCTCGGCGACCGAGGCGCCGCCCATCGGGTCGCGGCTGATGACGAGGATGGTGTCGTCTCCGGCGACCGTGCCGAGGATCGACTCCCAGTCGGCGTGGTCGATGGCCGAGGCGAGGAACTGCGCGGCTCCCGGCGGTGTGCGGACGATGACGAGGTTGGCGGACGCCTCGGCGGCGACGAGCAGTTCCTCGGCGATGCGCCTGAGCCTGGCGTCGGGGGACTCCCCGGAGCCCAGGCGGGTCAGCGGGATCCGGCCGCCGCCCTCGCCCGGCAGGGCGTAGACGAGCGAGCCGTCCTCGGCGCGGAGCTTGAGCGCACCCAGTTCGTCCAGGTCGCGGGAGAGGGTCGCCTGGGTGACCTCGACGCCGCTCTCCAGCAGGAGCTTGGCGAGCTCCGGCTGGGACCGCACGGGCTGGCGTTGCAGCAGGTCGGCGATCCGGGCCTGGCGGGCGACCTTGGTCATCGGGATCTTCATGCCGACTCCCCCGCGGCCCCGGAGGCCGAGACCAGCCAGTGCAGCAGCGCCTTCTGGGCGTGCAGCCGGTTCTCCGCCTGGTCCCAGACCAGGCTCCGCGGGCCGTCGAGGACCTCGGCGGAGATCTCCAGGTCGCGGTAGGCGGGCAGGCAGTGCAGGACGACCGCTCCGGGGGCGGCCAGGCTCATCAGCTCGGCGTTGACCTGGAAGGGCGTCAGGTCGGCGATCCGCTGCTCCTTGCCGTCCTGGCCCATCGAGACCCAGGTGTCGGTGGCGATCACGTCGGCTCCGGCTGCGGCCTCGGCCGCGTCGGACAGCACGGTGACCGACCCGCCGGTGCCCGCGGCGACCTCGGCCGCGCGCCGGAGGATCGCCGGGTCGGGGTGGTAACCGGCCGGGGCGGCGACCCGGACGTGCATGCCGGCGACGGCGCCGCCGAGCAGGTAGGAGTGGGCCATGTTGTTGGCGCCGTCGCCGAAGTAGGCCAGGGTGAGCCCGGCGGTCCGGCCGAAGTGCTCCCGGACTGTCTGCAGGTCGGCGAGGATCTGGCAGGGGTGGAACTCGTCGGTCAGCGCGTTGACCACGGGCACCGAGGAGACGGAGGCCATGGCCTCGATCCTCTCCTGTCCGGCGGTCCGCCACACGATGGCGCTCACCTGGCGCTCCAGGACCCGGGCGGTGTCCTCGATCGACTCGCCCCGGCCCATCTGGGACGCCCCGGCGTCGAGGATCAGCGGCAGACCGCCCAGCTCGCCGATGCCGGCGGCGAACGAGACGCGGGTCCGGGTGGACGGCTTGTCGAAGAGCACGGCGACGGTCTGCGGACCGGCGAAGGGACGGTAGCCGAAGCGGTCCTTCTTCATGGCCTCGGCCAGGTCGAGCACCCGGGCCTGCTCGGCGGGCGACAGGTCGTCGTCCTTGAGGAAGTGCCTGACGGGCACCCGGGGGGTGTGGTCACCGGACATCGGCGGCCTCGTCGAGGATCGCGGGGAGCGCGGCCACGAAGGACGCGATCTCCGATGAGGTGATCACCAGCGGGGGTGCGAGCCGTACCGCGTCGGGCTGCAGGGCGTTGACCAGGAACCCGGCCCGCTGCGCGGCGGCCTGGACCTGTGCGGCGCGCTCGGCGGTCAGCACCAGGGCCAGCCACAGGCCGCGTCCGCGGACGCCGGCGAGGAGCGGGTGGTCGATCGCGGTGATTCCGGCGGCGAGCTCGGCGCCGACGGTGCGGACGTGCTCCAGCAGGCCGTCGCCGTCGATCGTGTCCAGCACGGCGAGCGCGGCGGCGGCCGAGACGGGGTTGCCGCCGAAGGTGGAGCCGTGGTCACCCTTGGCGAAGACGGTGGCCGCGGCGCCGAAGCCGATGCAGGCGCCGATCGGCAGGCCGCCGCCCAGGCCCTTGGCCAGGGTGAGCACGTCGGGCACGACGCCCTCGTACTGGTGGGCGAACCAGTGGCCGGTGCGGCCGATCGCCGACTGGATCTCGTCGGCCACCAGCAGCGCGCCCGCGGCGTCGCAGATCTCCCTGGCGGCGGTGAAGTAGCCGTCCGGCGGGGGCACGACCCCGGCCTCGCCCTGGGTGGGCTCCAGGAAGACCGCGGCGCACTCCTCGGTGACCGCGTTCTTCAGCGCGTCGGCGTCGCCGTACGGGACGAACCGGACATCGACCGGGAACGGGCCGAACGGGTCGCGGATGGAGCGCTTGCCGGTCAGGGCGAGCGCGCCGAGGGTGCGGCCGTGGAAGGAGTTCTCCGCCGCCACGAAGTAGGTGCGGCCGCGTTCCTTGCCGTACTTGATGGCGAGTTTGAGCGCCGCCTCGTTCGCCTCTGTGCCGGAGTTGGTGAAGAGCACCTTGGCCGGGGCACGGAGCAGGCCGAGCAGCCGCTCGGCGAGCAGCACCTCGGGCTCGTGCAGGAACAGGTTGCTGGTGTGCGCGAGGGTGGCGACCTGCCGGGAGACGGCGCCGACCAGGGCGGGGTGGCCGTGGCCGAGCGAGCTGACCGCGATGCCGCCGATCATGTCGAGGTAGCGGCGGCCGTCGGCGTCCCAGACCCGTGAGCCCTCGCCGCGGGCCAGCGCCACCGGGGGCACCCCGTAGTTCGGCATGAGGGCGGTCTCGAAGCGCCTGGCGAGCGCCTCTCCGTTGGGACTGTCGTGCGGGCTCACTCGTCGTTCCCCTTCAGTTGCGCGGTGGCGGTCAGCCGCCGCGTGACCGGTTTCGGCACCGCCACCGCCCGGGGGGCGTCCGGCAGCACCATCGTCCCGACGCCCTCGTCGGTGAAGATCTCCAGCAGCACCGAGTGGGGCACCCTGCCGTCGAGCACGTGCGCCTGGGGCACGCCGCCGCGGACGGCGGTCAGGCAGGCCTCCATCTTGGGCACCATGCCGCTGGACAGGGTCGGCAGCAGTTTCTCCAGCTCGGTGGCGGAGAGCCGGTCGACGACCTCGTTCTCGCCGTCCCCGGCGCCGGGACGCCAGTCGCGGTACAGGCCCTCGACGTCGGTCAGGACGATCAGCTTGGACGCCTGGAGCGCCACGGCGAGCGCGGCGGCGGCGGTGTCGGCGTTGACGTTGTAGACGGTGCCGTCGTCGCTGCGGGCGACCGAGGAGATCACCGGGATGCGTCCGTCGTCCAGCAGTGCCCTGACCGCGCCCGCCTCGACGTTGACGATCTCGCCGACCTGGCCGATGTCCACGCTGACGCCGTCGACGACCGCGTGCTTGCGGACCGCGGTGAACAGGTGGGCGTCCTCGCCGGACATGCCGATCGCGAACGGCCCGTGCCGGTTGATCAGGCCCACCACGTCGCGGTTGACCTGGCCGACGAGGACCATCCTGACGACCTGCATGGCCTCGGGGGTGGTGACCCGGAGGCCGGCGGTGAAGGTGGACTCGATGCCGAGCCGGTCGAGCTGGGTGTTGATCTGCGGGCCGCCGCCGTGCACGACGACGGGCCGCAGGCCCGCGTAGCGCAGGAAGACGACGTCCTCGGCGAACTTCTCGCGCAGGTGCTCCTCGGTCATCGCGTTGCCGCCGTACTTGATGACGACGGTCGCGCCGTGGAACCCGGCGAGCCAGGGCAGCGCCTCGATCAGGGTCGCGGCCTTCTTCAGGGCCTCGGCACGCCTCATGACGAGTACGCCGAGTTCTCGTGGACGTACTCGGCGGTGAGGTCGGTGGTGTGGATCGTCGCGGAGTGCGGGCCGGCCGACAGGTCGATGGTGATCGTCACGTCGCGCGGGGCGAGGTCGACCTTGGAGCGGTCGTCGCCCGCGGCGCCGCCCCGGCAGATCCAGATGCCGTTGATGGCCACGTTGAGCCGGTCGGGCTCGAAGACGGCGTCGGTGGTGCCGACGGCCGACAGCACCCGGCCCCAGTTGGCGTCCTCGCCGTGGATGGCGCACTTGAGGAGGTTCGAACGGGAGACGGCGCGGCCGACGGTGACGGCGTCGTCCTCGGAGGCCGCGCCGACGACCTCGATGGCGATCGCCTTGGAGGCGCCTTCGGCGTCGAGCAGCAGCTGGCGGGCGAGGTCGGCGCAGACGGCGTGGACGACCTGCTCGAACTCGGCGAGGCCGGGGACGACGCCGGAGGCGCCGCTGGCCAGCAGCAGCACCGTGTCGTTGGTGGACATGCACCCGTCGGTGTCGAGCCGGTCGAAGGTGGCCCTCGTCGCCTTGCGAAGCGCCGCGTCGAGCGCTTCGGCGGGCAGGTCGGCGTCGGTGGTGATCACGCAGAGCATGGTGGCGAGGCCGGGGGCGAGCATGCCCGCCCCCTTGGCCATGCCGCCGACCATGTAGCCGCCGTCGCCCTTCCTGAAGGAGATCTTGGAGACGGTGTCGGTGGTGCGAATGGCGTCGGCGGCGGCCAGACCGCCGTCCCTGGCGAGCTGGGAGAGCGCGAGGTCGACCCCGTCGAGGAGCGCGTCCATCGGCAACCGCTCGCCGATC contains:
- a CDS encoding acetylornithine transaminase yields the protein MPNYGVPPVALARGEGSRVWDADGRRYLDMIGGIAVSSLGHGHPALVGAVSRQVATLAHTSNLFLHEPEVLLAERLLGLLRAPAKVLFTNSGTEANEAALKLAIKYGKERGRTYFVAAENSFHGRTLGALALTGKRSIRDPFGPFPVDVRFVPYGDADALKNAVTEECAAVFLEPTQGEAGVVPPPDGYFTAAREICDAAGALLVADEIQSAIGRTGHWFAHQYEGVVPDVLTLAKGLGGGLPIGACIGFGAAATVFAKGDHGSTFGGNPVSAAAALAVLDTIDGDGLLEHVRTVGAELAAGITAIDHPLLAGVRGRGLWLALVLTAERAAQVQAAAQRAGFLVNALQPDAVRLAPPLVITSSEIASFVAALPAILDEAADVR
- a CDS encoding argininosuccinate synthase gives rise to the protein MTDRVVLAFSGGLDTSVAIPFLAEKTGAEVIAVAIDVGQGGEDMEVIRKRAIDCGAVESVVVDAREEFAADFCVPALQANALYMDRYPLVSALSRPLIVKHLAAAAKEFGGTHVAHGCTGKGNDQVRFEAGLAALFPELKVIAPARDYAWTRDKAIAYAEEKHLPIETNKKNPYSIDQNIWGRAVETGFLEDIWNGPIEDVYAYTADPAQPREADEVIISFVKGVPVALDGRHLTPFQIIEELNRRAGAQGVGRLDMVEDRLVGIKSREVYEAPGAITLITAHMELENVTVERDLARFKRSVDQRWGELVYDGLWFSPLKRALDTFIAEAQEQVTGEIRMTLHGGRATVTGRRSEASLYDFNLATYDTGDTFDQSLAKGFVELWSLPSKIAAARDARLA
- the argH gene encoding argininosuccinate lyase is translated as MTDGGKPMRLWGGRFEGGPADALTRLSVSVHFDWRLVPYDLLASRAHARVLNRANLLTDDELTRMLEALDDLERACKAGEFRPTVADEDVHTALERGLLERLGTLGGKLRAGRSRNDQIATDLRLYLRDHVRHIVSRLVELETALMSQAEEHAETAAPGMTHLQHAQPVSFGHQLLAHVHAFARDIDRLRDWDRRAAVSPLGSGALAGSSLPLDPQAVARELGFDSAAPNSMDAVADRDFAAEFLFDAAMIGTHLSRLGEEIVLWASQEFRWIEMDDAYSTGSSIMPQKKNPDVAELARGKSGRLIGNLMSLLTTLKGLPLTYNRDLQEDKEPVFDSVDTLLLVLPAVAGLVATMRVNTTKLEASAPDGFALATDLAELLVRRGVPFREAHEAVGHLVVWCQVNEKEFDELTDEELAKVSPHFTPDSREVLSVPGALAARKAHGGTAPDRVRDQLVALREIVDTQAAWASGN
- a CDS encoding arginine repressor, coding for MKIPMTKVARQARIADLLQRQPVRSQPELAKLLLESGVEVTQATLSRDLDELGALKLRAEDGSLVYALPGEGGGRIPLTRLGSGESPDARLRRIAEELLVAAEASANLVIVRTPPGAAQFLASAIDHADWESILGTVAGDDTILVISRDPMGGASVAEALLRHADRRIQPAPAGDPGTI
- the argF gene encoding ornithine carbamoyltransferase — protein: MSGDHTPRVPVRHFLKDDDLSPAEQARVLDLAEAMKKDRFGYRPFAGPQTVAVLFDKPSTRTRVSFAAGIGELGGLPLILDAGASQMGRGESIEDTARVLERQVSAIVWRTAGQERIEAMASVSSVPVVNALTDEFHPCQILADLQTVREHFGRTAGLTLAYFGDGANNMAHSYLLGGAVAGMHVRVAAPAGYHPDPAILRRAAEVAAGTGGSVTVLSDAAEAAAGADVIATDTWVSMGQDGKEQRIADLTPFQVNAELMSLAAPGAVVLHCLPAYRDLEISAEVLDGPRSLVWDQAENRLHAQKALLHWLVSASGAAGESA
- the argB gene encoding acetylglutamate kinase codes for the protein MRRAEALKKAATLIEALPWLAGFHGATVVIKYGGNAMTEEHLREKFAEDVVFLRYAGLRPVVVHGGGPQINTQLDRLGIESTFTAGLRVTTPEAMQVVRMVLVGQVNRDVVGLINRHGPFAIGMSGEDAHLFTAVRKHAVVDGVSVDIGQVGEIVNVEAGAVRALLDDGRIPVISSVARSDDGTVYNVNADTAAAALAVALQASKLIVLTDVEGLYRDWRPGAGDGENEVVDRLSATELEKLLPTLSSGMVPKMEACLTAVRGGVPQAHVLDGRVPHSVLLEIFTDEGVGTMVLPDAPRAVAVPKPVTRRLTATAQLKGNDE
- the argJ gene encoding bifunctional glutamate N-acetyltransferase/amino-acid acetyltransferase ArgJ, with product MSVTAPLGFRAAGVAAGIKSGGARDLALIVNDGPSRAAAGVFTANRVKAAPVLWSAQVLSGGRVHAVVLNSGGANACTGPLGFQDTHATAEKVAEALDDSAGEIAVCSTGLIGERLPMDALLDGVDLALSQLARDGGLAAADAIRTTDTVSKISFRKGDGGYMVGGMAKGAGMLAPGLATMLCVITTDADLPAEALDAALRKATRATFDRLDTDGCMSTNDTVLLLASGASGVVPGLAEFEQVVHAVCADLARQLLLDAEGASKAIAIEVVGAASEDDAVTVGRAVSRSNLLKCAIHGEDANWGRVLSAVGTTDAVFEPDRLNVAINGIWICRGGAAGDDRSKVDLAPRDVTITIDLSAGPHSATIHTTDLTAEYVHENSAYSS